CGAAGAAAGGATCGGTTAATTTACCTAATGAATCTAAGGCTTTCATAAACATTTTAGTATGAGAAATTTCGCGAGTTAGTAAGTGTACTAGAGTTTCTTTTGTACCTTCGTCTGGCGCTAATTTTATTAAAGATTCATAAGTCTGACGTGCACCCGCTTCAGCAGCAATGTTAGCTCTAAGATCTCGAACTACATGACCACCTTCATTAATATAATTGGCATTCCAAGCCGAACCTTGAGAATCTAAAAAGTGCGGTCCAGCACCTCTAACTGCAAATAAAGTACTTTTGAAAGCATCTGTCTGATCGACATTTTTGGTGTGTACTTCAATTAGTTTGCCAATCATTTCTAGATGACTAAACTCTTCTATGGCAATATCTTGCAGCATATCTTTAATACCAGGGTCTTCTGTATGAAAAGACTGTACCCAATATTGAAGTGCCGCAGAAAGTTCTCCAGTAGCCCCACCAAATTGTTCTAATAGTAACTGAGCAAAACGTGGATTTGGTTCTTTAACGTTGACGGATTTAGCGATTAATTCTTTTTTATGAAAAAACATTAGTCGTCTCTCTCTACAATCTCTGTTTATTTACTTTAATAAATCGATAATAGTATTTTTCCAAAAAAAAATATTAAATCAAAAGATAGAGATATATTTTTAAATTTTTAATAGAAAGAAGTATGAATAACTCGTTTTTTGTACGGTATGATACTTATTTCTTATTTTTTACTCTAATATTGCGAATTTTAATTTTTTATGGTTTTATTTTTTAAGCATAAATTTAGAAGATGTCATTGATATGTCAATACTGTCTCAATTACATGACATACTTTCAGTATATTTGTTTTAAAAAGCTTCAGTATAAAAAACAAAAATATTATAACTTTTGATAGACGATAACCTTGCAAAAATAAAAGTAAGAATAATAGCATATTGGTAAAAAAACTTGGTAAAAATGCGAAATTGCTAATAATACATATTCGTACGCTCGAATTTAAAAAACACAAATATCGAACTACAAACCAAGGTAGAAAAAATGGTCAATAAAGAACGTCGTCTTACTCCCGATGATATTCCGCTACAACAGTTGGAGTATCCTGCATCTCAAGCAGATATGACTTCCCGACCAGATAGCGATCTATATAACTACTTGCCAGCAGCAAAGCTAGAAAGAAAAGTTGCTTTTATTACTGGTGCAAATTCTGGGATCGAACGCGCCGTAGCGATCGCCTGGGCGATGTGAGGAACAGAAGTATCGCTGAATTTTTACACCAAACCCTTACAAACTTGGAGCTTTAACTTGCAATTAGTGGATAAAAAATTAAGTCAATCGCCTATTTTTCCGACTCTTATCCCTATCGCTAAGGCTCTCTGGTTAAAGTTTATAGCTGACACGCCATAATGTTAATTACTGTTTGACAACAAGAATATTATGAGTAAACCAAAAGTAAAATATTGGCACGTATGGACTGATAGAGATGGAATTAGCCATCAAACTCAATGTGAATTAACTAACTTTGAAAAAGAAAGTATGGGTGGCGATGCCGATCCGCAGTGGAATAACCATTTACTTAGCAGCGATGCAGAAGTTTTGTTTACCGTTCAGCCAGTCGGTTGGGTTGGCGAGTGGCATGAAAACCCTAAGCCACAGTGGATCGTTCCTCTATCTGGTCGCTGGTTTGTCGAAACAATGGACGGTAAGCGCGTAGAGATGGGTGCTGGTGAAATTTCTTTTGGTGGCGATCAAAATACCAAGCCAAATGACAAAGGACATCAAGGGCATCTTTCTGGTACGGTAGGTGACGAACCAGCCAGATTAATGGTAGTGCAATTAAAAGATAAAAAATGGATTGCAGCGCAGCCT
The nucleotide sequence above comes from Myxosarcina sp. GI1. Encoded proteins:
- a CDS encoding manganese catalase family protein encodes the protein MFFHKKELIAKSVNVKEPNPRFAQLLLEQFGGATGELSAALQYWVQSFHTEDPGIKDMLQDIAIEEFSHLEMIGKLIEVHTKNVDQTDAFKSTLFAVRGAGPHFLDSQGSAWNANYINEGGHVVRDLRANIAAEAGARQTYESLIKLAPDEGTKETLVHLLTREISHTKMFMKALDSLGKLTDPFFGNVQPDETVDIYYNLSTSTSENGANLEIDERGPWNSDKDFRYIANPTPEKA
- a CDS encoding cupin domain-containing protein, which produces MSKPKVKYWHVWTDRDGISHQTQCELTNFEKESMGGDADPQWNNHLLSSDAEVLFTVQPVGWVGEWHENPKPQWIVPLSGRWFVETMDGKRVEMGAGEISFGGDQNTKPNDKGHQGHLSGTVGDEPARLMVVQLKDKKWIAAQPGDFS